AATTGTTCTCGGATTAGCTCCTAGCTCTTTAAAATATTCCACCTGTCTATCTAAATTCTGTGATTCAGAAGACACTCTAGCATAATAGTATTTCATCAATATAACCATCCTTCTTTAAATTTCAAAAATATTATATAATTTTTGTGAAAAAAGTATTATATATAAAAACTTTTATAGATTTAAATCTAAAAATAAAAAATAAGTATATTTTATACTCTAAAATTTATTAATAAAAAAAGTACACAAAAGTCTACTTATGTGTACTTGAAATTGTTATAACAATAGCTTCTAACTTTGTTATTACAGCAGTATAAAAATTGAATAAATTTTCCTCTCCCCACGTTCCATCATATATAATTCTATCAACCTATCTATCATATTTAGCATCACTTTTATCTATATATTCCAAATGAAAATGAGGTAAATAGCTTTTTATACTAATTGTTTTTCCAAACATAAGAAGACCACCTAAAGTCAATTCAAACTTTCCCGTATTTCTATTTTTTATAATAACTCCAATACTTTTTAAAAACTCATCTAAATTATCAATATTGTTAAAATGACTTTCTGGATACACTTCTCTCATTCTTAATCTGTACTTTTCAATAGTTATTATATCTAAATCGTTAATATCATAATTTTCTAAAATTTTTCTATCCAAAGATTTCACACTAGAATCTCTAAGCATAGCATTAATTTCGTCAATACTGCATAATTGATCACTTTCATTTAATCTTTTATGGTCATTTAGTCAATTTTTTTATGATTCTACAAGGATTTCCAAATGCTACAGAATTAGAAGGAATATCTTTAGTTACAACACTTCCGGCTCCTATAACAACATTATTTCCTATTGTTACTCCTGGTAAAATTATTGCTCCTCCACCTACCCAAACATTATCTCCTATTGTTACTGGTGCTGTTTGTGTTTTGCAAAATTCAAATGTTCCATTCTCTTTTATCTCTCCAAATCGCTCATTAGCATTTAAAGGATGAAAAGCTGTATATATTTGAACATTAGGAGCAATCAATGCATTATTACCAATAGTTATCTTATTATCATCTAAAAATGTACAATTCATATTTACTTCGCAATTATTTCCAAAGTAAATATTATTTCCATAATCTACAAAAAAAGGTGCTGTAATCCATAAGTTTTTTCCTTTTCCTCCTAATAACTCTGTTAATATTCTATTTTTTTCCTCTAAATTATTTGAATCTATTTGATTATAATCTCTAATCAAATTTTTTGCTTTATGCCACTGATCCAATAACTCACTATCTCCACAA
This DNA window, taken from Cetobacterium sp. NK01, encodes the following:
- a CDS encoding sugar O-acetyltransferase; the protein is MTEREKMLAGLLYDCGDSELLDQWHKAKNLIRDYNQIDSNNLEEKNRILTELLGGKGKNLWITAPFFVDYGNNIYFGNNCEVNMNCTFLDDNKITIGNNALIAPNVQIYTAFHPLNANERFGEIKENGTFEFCKTQTAPVTIGDNVWVGGGAIILPGVTIGNNVVIGAGSVVTKDIPSNSVAFGNPCRIIKKLTK